From Stigmatopora argus isolate UIUO_Sarg chromosome 14, RoL_Sarg_1.0, whole genome shotgun sequence, the proteins below share one genomic window:
- the xpnpep3 gene encoding xaa-Pro aminopeptidase 3 isoform X2, with translation MSSSGGSILLRAAATFLPRPKWSRGCVWCPCRNISLKPGGLKPKTVPARYLGQPSAFTHPHLIKHGEVTPGLSQTEYELRRYRLASLIEAQLDKLGPSASSSTHVLIILSHPTRYMTNDIPYPFHQNQDFLYLCGILEPDSALVLYGKGRPDQAILFVPRRDPGRELWDGPRSGKDGAAALTGIERVHCTEELGIVLKSLKGSTLWYDSSQPSHPRLHQAHVSPVLATGPVPRPLSPLIHSLRALKSSSEVGLMQEAGRITAQGFRRTMALSHGDVDEAVLFAKFDFENRIHGANFLAYPPVVAGGNRANTLHYINNNQIIKDGEMVLLDGGCEYFGYVSDVTRTWPVNGKFSAPQVELYEAVLEVQLSCLSLCSPGVSLDHIYSTMLALLARQLMRLGIIKAGTSHADVLMAARRYCPHHVGHYLGMDVHDTPELSRSQPLQPGMTITIEPGLYISEENEQAPAHFRGMGIRIEDDVLIRDKEGPLILSSDAPKTIADVELTCAQR, from the exons ATGTCCTCCTCCGGGGGAAGTATTCTTCTAAGGGCAGCTGCTACTTTCCTACCAAGACCAAAGTGGAGTCGAG GTTGTGTGTGGTGTCCATGCAGGAACATTTCTCTGAAACCGGGTGGCCTGAAACCAAAGACGGTTCCTGCTCGCTACCTTGGCCAGCCGAGCGCTTTCACTCACCCACATCTCATCAAACATG GTGAGGTGACGCCTGGCCTGAGCCAAACAGAATATGAACTCCGCCGGTACCGGCTGGCCTCACTCATCGAGGCTCAGTTGGACAAGCTCGGGCCGTCTGCTTCCTCCAGTACTCATGTGCTCATTATTTTATCCCATCCGACCCGCTACATGACTAATGACATACCTTATCCTTTCCACCAGAACCAG gacTTCCTCTACCTGTGTGGTATTTTGGAGCCCGACAGCGCTCTGGTTCTGTACGGGAAAGGCCGACCAGACCAGGCCATCCTATTTGTCCCCCGAAGAGACCCAGGCAGGGAATTGTGGGATGGACCGCGATCAGGGAAGGATGGGGCTGCTGCTTTGACTGGCATAGAGAGGGTTCATTGCACAGAAGAACTTGGTATAGTGCTTAAAAGCCTTAAAG GCTCTACACTATGGTATGATAGTTCTCAACCATCTCACCCCCGACTCCACCAGGCACATGTCAGTCCCGTCCTGGCAACAGGACCAGTTCCGCGCCCCTTAAGTCCcctaattcactcactcagggCTCTCAAGAGCTCATCTGAGGTGGGCCTTATGCAGGAAGCTGGTCGCATCACAGCCCAG GGTTTTAGGAGGACAATGGCTCTATCGCATGGAGATGTAGATGAAGCGGTGCTCTTTGCTAAG TTTGATTTTGAGAACCGCATTCATGGTGCTAATTTCCTGGCCTATCCACCCGTGGTTGCAGGAGGGAATCGTGCCAATACTCTGCActacatcaacaacaaccaaaTCATTAAG GATGGTGAAATGGTGCTTCTTGATGGCGGTTGTGAATATTTTGGTTATGTCAGTGATGTGACCCGAACATGGCCAGTAAATGGGAA ATTTAGCGCTCCCCAAGTGGAACTTTATGAAGCTGTCCTGGAGGTCCAGCTCTCCTGTTTATCTCTTTGCTCCCCAGGTGTCAGTCTTGATCACATTTACAGTACCATGCTAGCGCTGTTAGCAAGACAGCTCATGCGTCTTGGCATCATCAAGGCTGGGACCAGCCATGCCGATGTACTCATG GCTGCGAGGCGGTATTGCCCCCATCATGTTGGACACTACTTAGGCATGGATGTCCATGACACTCCCGAACTGTCACGCTCACAACCTTTACAGCCTGGAATGACCATCACAATAGAACCAG GGTTGTACATTAGTGAGGAAAATGAGCAGGCTCCAGCACATTTCCGCGGCATGGGTATCAGGATTGAGGATGACGTGCTGATTCGGGATAAGGAAGGGCCCTTGATTCTGTCTTCTGATGCCCCAAAGACCATTGCTGATGTAGAGTTGACCTGTGCCCAGAGGTAG
- the xpnpep3 gene encoding xaa-Pro aminopeptidase 3 isoform X1: MNSLEALACDDVCVNDSNKIKITRLIIKVGHLKKQSNLRDDLQINKEGDKAEGCVWCPCRNISLKPGGLKPKTVPARYLGQPSAFTHPHLIKHGEVTPGLSQTEYELRRYRLASLIEAQLDKLGPSASSSTHVLIILSHPTRYMTNDIPYPFHQNQDFLYLCGILEPDSALVLYGKGRPDQAILFVPRRDPGRELWDGPRSGKDGAAALTGIERVHCTEELGIVLKSLKGSTLWYDSSQPSHPRLHQAHVSPVLATGPVPRPLSPLIHSLRALKSSSEVGLMQEAGRITAQGFRRTMALSHGDVDEAVLFAKFDFENRIHGANFLAYPPVVAGGNRANTLHYINNNQIIKDGEMVLLDGGCEYFGYVSDVTRTWPVNGKFSAPQVELYEAVLEVQLSCLSLCSPGVSLDHIYSTMLALLARQLMRLGIIKAGTSHADVLMAARRYCPHHVGHYLGMDVHDTPELSRSQPLQPGMTITIEPGLYISEENEQAPAHFRGMGIRIEDDVLIRDKEGPLILSSDAPKTIADVELTCAQR, encoded by the exons ATGAACTCGTTGGAGGCGTTAGCTTGCGATGATGTATGTGTAAATGATtcgaataaaattaaaatcacacGCTTAATCATCAAagttggtcatttaaaaaagcaatccAACCTGCGCGATGACTTGCAGATTAATAAAGAAGGCGATAAAGCAGAAG GTTGTGTGTGGTGTCCATGCAGGAACATTTCTCTGAAACCGGGTGGCCTGAAACCAAAGACGGTTCCTGCTCGCTACCTTGGCCAGCCGAGCGCTTTCACTCACCCACATCTCATCAAACATG GTGAGGTGACGCCTGGCCTGAGCCAAACAGAATATGAACTCCGCCGGTACCGGCTGGCCTCACTCATCGAGGCTCAGTTGGACAAGCTCGGGCCGTCTGCTTCCTCCAGTACTCATGTGCTCATTATTTTATCCCATCCGACCCGCTACATGACTAATGACATACCTTATCCTTTCCACCAGAACCAG gacTTCCTCTACCTGTGTGGTATTTTGGAGCCCGACAGCGCTCTGGTTCTGTACGGGAAAGGCCGACCAGACCAGGCCATCCTATTTGTCCCCCGAAGAGACCCAGGCAGGGAATTGTGGGATGGACCGCGATCAGGGAAGGATGGGGCTGCTGCTTTGACTGGCATAGAGAGGGTTCATTGCACAGAAGAACTTGGTATAGTGCTTAAAAGCCTTAAAG GCTCTACACTATGGTATGATAGTTCTCAACCATCTCACCCCCGACTCCACCAGGCACATGTCAGTCCCGTCCTGGCAACAGGACCAGTTCCGCGCCCCTTAAGTCCcctaattcactcactcagggCTCTCAAGAGCTCATCTGAGGTGGGCCTTATGCAGGAAGCTGGTCGCATCACAGCCCAG GGTTTTAGGAGGACAATGGCTCTATCGCATGGAGATGTAGATGAAGCGGTGCTCTTTGCTAAG TTTGATTTTGAGAACCGCATTCATGGTGCTAATTTCCTGGCCTATCCACCCGTGGTTGCAGGAGGGAATCGTGCCAATACTCTGCActacatcaacaacaaccaaaTCATTAAG GATGGTGAAATGGTGCTTCTTGATGGCGGTTGTGAATATTTTGGTTATGTCAGTGATGTGACCCGAACATGGCCAGTAAATGGGAA ATTTAGCGCTCCCCAAGTGGAACTTTATGAAGCTGTCCTGGAGGTCCAGCTCTCCTGTTTATCTCTTTGCTCCCCAGGTGTCAGTCTTGATCACATTTACAGTACCATGCTAGCGCTGTTAGCAAGACAGCTCATGCGTCTTGGCATCATCAAGGCTGGGACCAGCCATGCCGATGTACTCATG GCTGCGAGGCGGTATTGCCCCCATCATGTTGGACACTACTTAGGCATGGATGTCCATGACACTCCCGAACTGTCACGCTCACAACCTTTACAGCCTGGAATGACCATCACAATAGAACCAG GGTTGTACATTAGTGAGGAAAATGAGCAGGCTCCAGCACATTTCCGCGGCATGGGTATCAGGATTGAGGATGACGTGCTGATTCGGGATAAGGAAGGGCCCTTGATTCTGTCTTCTGATGCCCCAAAGACCATTGCTGATGTAGAGTTGACCTGTGCCCAGAGGTAG
- the st13 gene encoding hsc70-interacting protein isoform X3, with product MDSRKVAELKGFVQLCESNPAILHLPEMAFFRTWLQSMGAKLPPSSPKSHCQGECPCGPPPKSKASPTEPPPSATPESDESELEEDLEGVIEPDTDEPQEMGDPDVEVTEEMMDMANDKKIQAIDALGEGDLQKALTLFTEAIKLNPCVAIMYAKRASVYIQMQKPNAAIRDCDRAIQINPDSAQPYKWRGKAHRLLGHWEDAARDLATACKLDYDDDANALQKEVQPKANRIIEHRRKCERKKEEKEIQEKQERIKKAREEHARAQKEEEARGGPGEGAGFFPGGAGFPGGFPGGAAGMPGLNDLLQDPELLTAMQDPEVMAAFQDVAQNPANIVKYQSNPKVMALVTKMRSKFGGAAPQP from the exons ATGGATTCTCGAAAAGTGGCAGAATTGAAGGGTTTCGTGCAACTATGCGAGTCCAATCCCGCCATTCTACACCTTCCCGAGATGGCTTTCTTCCGGACTTGGTTGCAGAG CATGGGTGCAAAATTACCCCCATCTTCCCCCAAGAGCCATTGCCAg GGGGAGTGTCCTTGTGGTCCTCCACCCAAATCTAAAGCTTCCCCAACTGAACCCCCGCCTTCTGCTACGCCCGAGAGCGATGAGAGTGAACTAG AGGAAGACCTGGAGGGGGTCATTGAACCAGATACGGATGAACCACAGGAAATGGGAGACCCTGATGTTGAG GTGACGGAAGAGATGATGGACATGGCCAATGACAAAAAGATACAAGCCATCGATGCTCTTGGAGAAG GTGATCTGCAGAAAGCACTGACTCTTTTCACTGAGGCCATCAAGCTCAATCCCTGCGTGGCCATCATGTATGCCAAGAGGGCAAG CGTTTACATACAGATGCAGAAACCCAATGCAGCTATCAGAGACTGTGACAGAGCCATCCAGATCAACCCGGACTCAGCGCAGCCTTACAAATGGAGGGGGAAAGCCCACAG GCTGCTGGGTCACTGGGAGGACGCAGCCCGGGATCTGGCCACAGCATGTAAACTGGATTACGATGACGATGCCAATGCGCTGCAGAAGGAGGTCCAACCTAAG gcAAACAGAATCATCGAGCACCGGCGCAAATGTGAACGCAAGAAGGAAGAGAAGGAGATCCAGGAGAAGCAGGAGCGTATTAAGAAAGCAAGGGAAGAGCACGCTCGGGCTCAGAAG GAAGAGGAAGCCAGAGGAGGGCCAGGAGAAGGAGCAGGATTTTTCCCAG GTGGGGCAGGATTCCCTGGAGGATTCCCAGGGGGTGCTGCTGGCATGCCTGGCCTGAATGACCTCCTGCAGGATCCAGAGTTGCTCACCGCCATGCAG GATCCAGAAGTCATGGCTGCCTTCCAGGATGTTGCACAGAATCCTGCTAACATTGTAAAGTACCAGAGCAACCCCAAGGTCATGGCACTCGTCACCAAGATGCGTTCCAAATTTGGAGGCGCTGCACCTCAACCGTAG
- the st13 gene encoding hsc70-interacting protein isoform X1, whose protein sequence is MDSRKVAELKGFVQLCESNPAILHLPEMAFFRTWLQSMGAKLPPSSPKSHCQGECPCGPPPKSKASPTEPPPSATPESDESELEEDLEGVIEPDTDEPQEMGDPDVEVTEEMMDMANDKKIQAIDALGEGDLQKALTLFTEAIKLNPCVAIMYAKRASVYIQMQKPNAAIRDCDRAIQINPDSAQPYKWRGKAHRLLGHWEDAARDLATACKLDYDDDANALQKEVQPKAMEFTVTKRGGRKLLCNGYAYTFDRLREGITYWRCEERGRCGGRLKTVNDILHGVPLTHSHPPDPSRVVVLKTVQKMKERASNTGEITSSIIQNCTSNFPLEATGSLPKKENLGRMIRRQRKFTDGTKMADYFGSCEEGGDLF, encoded by the exons ATGGATTCTCGAAAAGTGGCAGAATTGAAGGGTTTCGTGCAACTATGCGAGTCCAATCCCGCCATTCTACACCTTCCCGAGATGGCTTTCTTCCGGACTTGGTTGCAGAG CATGGGTGCAAAATTACCCCCATCTTCCCCCAAGAGCCATTGCCAg GGGGAGTGTCCTTGTGGTCCTCCACCCAAATCTAAAGCTTCCCCAACTGAACCCCCGCCTTCTGCTACGCCCGAGAGCGATGAGAGTGAACTAG AGGAAGACCTGGAGGGGGTCATTGAACCAGATACGGATGAACCACAGGAAATGGGAGACCCTGATGTTGAG GTGACGGAAGAGATGATGGACATGGCCAATGACAAAAAGATACAAGCCATCGATGCTCTTGGAGAAG GTGATCTGCAGAAAGCACTGACTCTTTTCACTGAGGCCATCAAGCTCAATCCCTGCGTGGCCATCATGTATGCCAAGAGGGCAAG CGTTTACATACAGATGCAGAAACCCAATGCAGCTATCAGAGACTGTGACAGAGCCATCCAGATCAACCCGGACTCAGCGCAGCCTTACAAATGGAGGGGGAAAGCCCACAG GCTGCTGGGTCACTGGGAGGACGCAGCCCGGGATCTGGCCACAGCATGTAAACTGGATTACGATGACGATGCCAATGCGCTGCAGAAGGAGGTCCAACCTAAG GCCATGGAGTTCACTGTTACTAAACGTGGTGGAAGGAAACTACTGTGCAATGGGTATGCTTATACATTCGACAGACTGAGGGAAGGCATTACCTATTGGAGATGCGAAGAAAGAGGAAGATGTGGAGGGCGACTTAAGACAGTGAATGATATACTACATGGTGTTCCACTGACACATTCTCACCCACCAGATCCCAGTAGAGTTGTTGTACTCAAGacagtacagaagatgaaggaACGAGCCTCTAATACTGGAGAAATTACGAGTAGTATAATTCAGAACTGCACATCTAATTTTCCCTTGGAAGCAACTGGATCTcttcccaaaaaagaaaatcttggCAGAATGAttagaagacaaaggaaattcacagacGGGACCAAAATGGCAGACTACTTCGGGTCTTGTGAAGAGGGgggagatttgttttag
- the st13 gene encoding hsc70-interacting protein isoform X2 — MDSRKVAELKGFVQLCESNPAILHLPEMAFFRTWLQSMGAKLPPSSPKSHCQGECPCGPPPKSKASPTEPPPSATPESDESELEEDLEGVIEPDTDEPQEMGDPDVEVTEEMMDMANDKKIQAIDALGEGDLQKALTLFTEAIKLNPCVAIMYAKRASVYIQMQKPNAAIRDCDRAIQINPDSAQPYKWRGKAHRLLGHWEDAARDLATACKLDYDDDANALQKEVQPKAMEFTVTKRGGRKLLYNGYAYTFDRMKDGITYWRCEERGRCGGRLKTVNDILHGVPLTHSHRPDPSRVVVLKTVQKMKERASNTGEITSSIIQNCTSNFPLEATGSLPKKESLYRMIRRQRKFTDGTKMTDYFGSCEEGRDLF; from the exons ATGGATTCTCGAAAAGTGGCAGAATTGAAGGGTTTCGTGCAACTATGCGAGTCCAATCCCGCCATTCTACACCTTCCCGAGATGGCTTTCTTCCGGACTTGGTTGCAGAG CATGGGTGCAAAATTACCCCCATCTTCCCCCAAGAGCCATTGCCAg GGGGAGTGTCCTTGTGGTCCTCCACCCAAATCTAAAGCTTCCCCAACTGAACCCCCGCCTTCTGCTACGCCCGAGAGCGATGAGAGTGAACTAG AGGAAGACCTGGAGGGGGTCATTGAACCAGATACGGATGAACCACAGGAAATGGGAGACCCTGATGTTGAG GTGACGGAAGAGATGATGGACATGGCCAATGACAAAAAGATACAAGCCATCGATGCTCTTGGAGAAG GTGATCTGCAGAAAGCACTGACTCTTTTCACTGAGGCCATCAAGCTCAATCCCTGCGTGGCCATCATGTATGCCAAGAGGGCAAG CGTTTACATACAGATGCAGAAACCCAATGCAGCTATCAGAGACTGTGACAGAGCCATCCAGATCAACCCGGACTCAGCGCAGCCTTACAAATGGAGGGGGAAAGCCCACAG GCTGCTGGGTCACTGGGAGGACGCAGCCCGGGATCTGGCCACAGCATGTAAACTGGATTACGATGACGATGCCAATGCGCTGCAGAAGGAGGTCCAACCTAAG GCCATGGAGTTCACTGTTACTAAACGTGGTGGAAGGAAACTACTGTACAATGGGTATGCTTATACATTCGACAGAATGAAGGATGGCATTACCTATTGGAGATGCGAAGAAAGAGGAAGATGTGGAGGGCGACTTAAGACAGTGAATGATATACTACATGGTGTTCCACTGACACATTCTCACCGACCAGATCCCAGTAGAGTTGTTGTACTCAAGacagtacagaagatgaaggaACGAGCCTCTAATACTGGAGAAATTACGAGTAGTATAATTCAGAACTGCACATCTAATTTTCCCTTAGAAGCAACTGGATCTCTTCCCAAAAAAGAAAGTCTTTACAGAATGAttagaagacaaaggaaattcacagatgggaccAAAATGACAGACTACTTCGGGTCTTGTGAAGAGGgcagagatttgttttag